A window from Aquabacterium sp. NJ1 encodes these proteins:
- a CDS encoding PEP-CTERM sorting domain-containing protein, whose protein sequence is MSTWIKRSAKAAVAMAVAASVGAAHAYSFSCVAGDVTPGSNAVGCTTAGNSLASWSLVGHVLTIQNAAGAGNGSVITGISFDSSLGDTVALAATQSTGVLYTTGGGAHLPASLNWTVDFNFQPDRKPTTNGINAGESLAFNLGGVSLADLQNGSFKFGLHIQALPGGRSEKLVTTAVPEPESYAMVLAGLAVVGGMAARRRARG, encoded by the coding sequence ATGAGTACCTGGATCAAGCGCAGCGCAAAAGCCGCCGTCGCCATGGCGGTGGCCGCATCAGTTGGGGCTGCACATGCCTACAGTTTTTCGTGCGTGGCGGGTGACGTGACGCCCGGCAGCAATGCCGTGGGCTGCACCACAGCTGGTAACAGTCTGGCCAGTTGGAGCTTGGTGGGCCATGTGCTGACCATCCAGAACGCGGCGGGTGCGGGCAATGGCTCGGTCATCACCGGCATCAGCTTCGACAGCAGCCTGGGCGACACCGTGGCGCTGGCTGCCACGCAGAGTACAGGTGTGCTGTACACCACGGGTGGTGGCGCCCACTTGCCCGCCAGCCTGAACTGGACGGTGGACTTCAACTTCCAGCCTGACCGCAAGCCCACCACCAATGGCATCAACGCCGGTGAATCGCTGGCCTTCAACCTGGGTGGTGTGTCGCTGGCTGACCTCCAGAATGGTTCGTTCAAGTTTGGGCTGCACATCCAGGCTCTGCCGGGTGGCCGCAGCGAAAAGCTGGTGACCACAGCGGTGCCCGAGCCTGAGTCCTATGCCATGGTCTTGGCTGGTCTGGCGGTGGTCGGTGGGATGGCCGCTCGACGTCGCGCACGCGGCTGA
- the infA gene encoding translation initiation factor IF-1 produces the protein MAKEELIEMNGVVNEVLPDSRFRVTLDNGHQLVAYTSGKMKKHHIRILAGDKVSLELSPYDLTKGRITFRHIERGGYQAPQRSSH, from the coding sequence ATGGCCAAGGAAGAACTGATCGAAATGAACGGCGTGGTCAACGAAGTCCTGCCGGACTCGCGTTTCCGCGTGACGCTGGACAACGGCCACCAACTGGTCGCGTACACCTCCGGCAAGATGAAGAAGCACCACATCCGCATCCTGGCGGGCGACAAAGTGTCGCTGGAGCTCTCGCCTTACGACCTGACCAAGGGCCGCATCACCTTCCGCCATATCGAGCGCGGTGGTTACCAGGCTCCGCAGCGTTCGTCGCACTGA
- a CDS encoding MFS transporter yields the protein MPLPDASAKRQDAATIGLIGLAHGTSHFHHLLLAPLFPVFMREFGLNYAEMGLLVSVFFVISGVGQALAGFVVDRIGARPVLFAALACFVSAALAAASAHGYGGLMLASALAGLGNAPFHPADFTILNKRVSMARLGHAFSIHGISGNLGWAAAPVFLIGIHHASGSWRVAYLCAALVGLTVITLLALNREAIDDHHQAHAPHAPSQHAPVEHPMAFLKLPSVWLCFSFFFFSTAALSAIQGFASPALSKLYGLPISATAFVVTGYMICGAVGMVLGGFLVARVERLERTIGVAMVLAAALLTLGGLGVMPGVAAAVVVSLAGFGTGLAGPSRDMLIKRAAPPGATGRVYGTVYSGLDLGFALAAPIFGSLMDHGSPSSVFYGAAITLIMGVMSAGMVGQGIATRQLRQALAR from the coding sequence ATGCCTCTGCCTGACGCCTCGGCCAAGCGTCAGGATGCCGCCACGATTGGTCTGATCGGCCTGGCCCACGGGACATCCCATTTTCATCATTTGCTGCTGGCGCCGCTTTTTCCCGTCTTCATGCGGGAATTCGGGCTGAATTACGCCGAAATGGGCCTGCTGGTGAGCGTGTTCTTCGTGATTTCCGGCGTGGGGCAGGCCCTGGCGGGCTTCGTGGTGGACCGCATTGGCGCGCGCCCGGTGCTGTTTGCCGCCCTGGCGTGTTTCGTGTCGGCGGCGCTGGCTGCGGCCTCGGCGCATGGTTACGGCGGGCTGATGCTGGCCTCGGCGTTGGCGGGTCTGGGCAATGCCCCGTTTCACCCGGCGGATTTCACGATCCTGAACAAGCGGGTGTCGATGGCGCGCCTGGGCCATGCGTTCTCCATCCACGGCATCAGCGGCAACCTGGGTTGGGCGGCCGCACCGGTGTTCCTGATCGGCATCCACCATGCCTCTGGCAGTTGGCGAGTGGCTTACCTGTGCGCCGCGCTGGTCGGGCTGACGGTGATCACGCTGCTGGCCTTGAACCGCGAGGCCATTGACGACCATCACCAGGCGCATGCACCGCACGCCCCTTCGCAGCACGCCCCAGTGGAACACCCGATGGCGTTCTTGAAGCTGCCCTCGGTGTGGTTGTGCTTCTCGTTTTTCTTCTTCAGCACGGCCGCGCTGAGCGCCATCCAGGGCTTTGCCAGCCCGGCGCTGAGCAAGCTGTATGGTCTGCCGATTTCGGCCACGGCCTTTGTGGTGACCGGCTACATGATCTGCGGCGCGGTGGGCATGGTGCTGGGGGGCTTTCTGGTGGCGCGCGTGGAACGGCTGGAGCGCACGATTGGCGTGGCCATGGTGCTGGCCGCCGCCTTGTTGACGCTGGGTGGCCTGGGCGTGATGCCAGGGGTGGCCGCCGCGGTGGTGGTGTCGCTGGCAGGCTTTGGCACCGGCCTGGCCGGCCCTTCGCGCGACATGCTGATCAAGCGAGCAGCCCCGCCGGGTGCCACGGGCCGCGTGTACGGCACGGTGTATTCAGGCCTGGATCTGGGCTTTGCGCTGGCCGCACCGATCTTCGGCTCACTGATGGACCATGGCTCGCCATCGAGCGTGTTCTACGGCGCGGCGATCACCCTGATCATGGGCGTGATGTCAGCGGGGATGGTGGGCCAAGGCATCGCGACGCGGCAGCTGCGCCAGGCACTGGCCCGGTAG
- a CDS encoding MAPEG family protein, protein MHTYSPVFLPMAILALWTMHVLLMIPFARFKAGRQGQVTAEDFRYGESERVPDAVRLPNRHFMNLLEVPVLFYVAGFMAFLTHNVDSLILGLSWAYVALRLGHSIVHLGHNNVMHRLTLFAISNVVVSLIWWVLLYRLVTA, encoded by the coding sequence ATGCACACGTATTCACCCGTTTTCCTGCCCATGGCCATCCTGGCCTTGTGGACGATGCATGTGCTGTTGATGATCCCGTTTGCGCGCTTCAAGGCGGGCCGACAAGGCCAGGTCACGGCGGAGGATTTTCGTTATGGGGAATCCGAGCGGGTACCCGATGCGGTGCGCCTGCCCAATCGCCATTTCATGAACCTGCTGGAAGTGCCGGTGCTGTTTTATGTCGCCGGCTTCATGGCCTTCCTGACACACAACGTGGACAGCCTGATCCTGGGGCTGTCGTGGGCGTATGTGGCGCTGCGCCTGGGGCACTCCATCGTGCACCTGGGGCACAACAACGTGATGCACCGCCTCACGCTGTTCGCCATCAGCAATGTGGTGGTGTCCTTGATCTGGTGGGTGCTGCTGTACCGCCTGGTGACGGCGTGA
- a CDS encoding HD-GYP domain-containing protein yields MNADKETLPTVLVVDDAPANLSLLAGLLNKLYRVKLAPSGAKALELARRGAPDLILLDVMMPEMDGYEVCRRLKADVVTRHIPVLFLTAMSQPEDEARGFEVGAADFIQKPISPAIVQARVRTHLQIKAYQDQLNRDNAWLQSQLEQRMAQVDQLREATLHVMVSFAEFRDEETGNHVKRTQEYVRTLATHLYKQGAHLDVLNPESIDHIAKSAPLHDVGKVAIPDHILLKPGRLNDDELVIMREHAMHGWEMLKRAASRMGDDDGFLRHAMDIARYHHEKWNGSGYPDKLAGEAIPLSARLMAVADVYDALISRRPYKEPMSHDRAVAFIHDGCGSHFDPEIVQAFDDTLDQFVRIAATWSDE; encoded by the coding sequence ATGAACGCAGACAAGGAGACCTTGCCCACGGTATTGGTGGTGGACGATGCCCCCGCCAACCTGAGCTTGCTCGCCGGTCTGCTCAACAAGCTCTACCGGGTCAAGCTGGCGCCATCGGGTGCCAAGGCGCTGGAACTGGCCCGTCGTGGTGCACCCGACCTCATCCTGCTCGACGTGATGATGCCCGAGATGGACGGCTACGAAGTCTGCCGGCGCCTCAAGGCCGACGTCGTCACCCGCCACATCCCGGTGCTGTTCCTGACCGCCATGAGCCAGCCCGAGGACGAGGCCCGAGGTTTCGAAGTCGGGGCCGCAGATTTCATCCAGAAGCCCATCAGCCCGGCCATCGTGCAGGCCCGCGTGCGCACGCACCTGCAGATCAAGGCTTATCAAGATCAGCTCAACCGCGACAACGCCTGGCTGCAATCCCAGCTGGAGCAGCGCATGGCCCAGGTCGACCAGTTGCGCGAGGCCACCTTGCACGTGATGGTGTCCTTCGCCGAATTCCGTGACGAAGAAACCGGCAACCACGTCAAGCGCACGCAGGAATACGTGCGCACCCTGGCCACGCACCTGTACAAGCAGGGCGCTCACCTGGACGTGCTCAACCCCGAGAGCATCGACCACATCGCCAAGTCCGCCCCCTTGCATGACGTGGGCAAGGTCGCCATCCCCGACCACATCCTGCTCAAGCCCGGCCGGCTCAATGACGACGAGCTGGTCATCATGCGCGAGCACGCCATGCACGGCTGGGAGATGCTCAAACGCGCGGCCAGCCGCATGGGCGATGACGACGGCTTCCTGCGTCACGCCATGGACATCGCCCGCTACCACCATGAGAAGTGGAACGGCAGCGGCTACCCCGACAAGCTCGCGGGCGAAGCCATCCCGCTGTCGGCGCGTCTGATGGCCGTGGCCGACGTCTACGACGCGCTCATCAGCCGCCGCCCTTACAAAGAGCCCATGTCGCACGACCGCGCCGTGGCCTTCATCCACGACGGCTGCGGTTCGCATTTCGACCCCGAAATCGTGCAGGCCTTTGACGACACCCTGGACCAGTTCGTGCGCATCGCGGCCACCTGGTCTGACGAATAG
- a CDS encoding hybrid sensor histidine kinase/response regulator gives MKLKTVSRWFFLMVVMALLANFIFLMLIRQAYLSAEQAVQRRTDTMKLVSGLQHETALLRRLVSAYTATADPRYLLYYYDVLAIREGSKPPPAVDDHSLYWEDVIAGRRQHQLPTGQKGVSLIQRMQALDISEDELQGLRRVLDASERLKKTEQVAFAATQGLYDRVHQTYVSDGVPDLKFAGELVHSPRYEAQSADLARAVANLSLATDARTAAARVQAATQLERYIIMTLGVDLALLPALLLGLYAMQSRLLQPITRLDQVAHQLARGNYDARAGGRQKWAEELDTLATTLNTMAHAVQDDISQRARVQAELREARDQAEAATRAKSMFLANMSHEIRTPMNAILGMTHLALQTSLDEQQRDYLNKVQSASSILLGVINDILDFSKIEAGKLELESAPFCIEDVVGNAMSLLRQRAQEKDIELLCAFEDPTLLAEAGTVYGDALRVGQVLTNLISNAVKFTHYGHVKLTVGLISRVGERLMLRFEVRDTGIGMSESQVDRLFMEFTQADGSTTRKYGGTGLGLSISKRLARLMGGDIVVASKLGAGSCFTFTVPLRVAEASGLQTLPRKVGGMRVLVVDDQAETCQTLSGLLGALGVGQSDGGFISTVSNGEEAVQAVQQAVSAAQSHDLVLLDWVMPGLSGADTLARLREIQPDIMVVVMSAYGSDSLRAEAIKGGAHTFLTKPIMPEALRALLHRLQGSGAAAPAPVNPSEEVIQLDGLRLLLVEDNLLNQQLATELLCRRGARVDVAANGMEALERLRQGGGHAYDVVLMDLQMPIMDGYETTREIRNDPSLSHLPVIAMTAHAMAEERARCLALGMVDHIAKPLDPAALYAALAPFCGLAAKVVADQYAASKARRPARELPQIDGLDVEAALAHFEGDLPLFKLTLNAFVDHVRHILAWLPDALARSDWPALMREGHTLKGLGGTIGSAPLRGYALALEQAARHEDAAAVQQATETLVQALAPLVKTLQNYLTEIEVTSSEQASAQAASERDLVLAQRLKQLAGECDSEALALWQQHRNTFATWLPAVTTARLQAALARCDFDSAFGLLDELDLEAKPQ, from the coding sequence ATGAAACTCAAGACCGTTTCGCGCTGGTTCTTCCTGATGGTGGTGATGGCCCTGCTGGCCAACTTCATCTTCCTGATGCTGATCCGGCAAGCCTACCTGTCGGCCGAGCAGGCCGTGCAGCGCCGCACCGACACGATGAAGCTGGTCTCGGGCCTGCAGCATGAAACCGCCTTGCTGCGCCGCCTGGTGAGCGCCTACACGGCCACCGCCGACCCGCGCTACCTGCTGTACTACTACGATGTGCTGGCCATCCGCGAAGGCAGCAAACCCCCGCCCGCGGTGGACGACCACAGCCTGTATTGGGAAGACGTGATTGCCGGGCGGCGCCAGCACCAGCTGCCCACAGGCCAGAAGGGCGTGTCGCTGATCCAGCGCATGCAGGCTCTGGACATCAGCGAAGACGAGCTGCAAGGCCTGCGCAGGGTGCTGGATGCCAGCGAGCGCCTCAAGAAGACCGAGCAAGTGGCTTTTGCAGCGACGCAAGGTCTGTACGACCGCGTGCACCAGACCTATGTCTCCGATGGGGTACCCGATCTCAAATTCGCCGGCGAGCTGGTGCACTCGCCCCGCTACGAAGCCCAATCCGCCGACCTGGCCCGCGCCGTGGCCAACCTCAGCCTGGCCACCGATGCCCGCACGGCGGCGGCGCGCGTTCAAGCCGCCACCCAGCTGGAGCGCTACATCATCATGACGCTGGGCGTGGACCTCGCCCTGCTGCCCGCCTTGCTGCTGGGCCTCTACGCCATGCAAAGCCGCCTGCTGCAGCCCATCACCCGGCTGGACCAGGTCGCGCACCAACTGGCCCGCGGCAATTACGACGCCCGCGCCGGTGGCCGCCAGAAATGGGCCGAAGAGCTCGACACCCTGGCCACCACGCTCAACACCATGGCGCACGCCGTGCAGGACGACATCAGCCAGCGCGCCCGCGTGCAGGCCGAATTGCGCGAGGCGCGTGACCAGGCCGAGGCCGCCACCCGGGCCAAGTCCATGTTCCTGGCCAACATGAGCCACGAAATCCGCACGCCCATGAACGCCATCCTGGGCATGACGCACCTGGCCTTGCAGACCTCGCTCGACGAGCAGCAACGCGACTACCTCAACAAGGTGCAGTCGGCCTCATCGATCCTGCTGGGCGTGATCAACGACATCCTGGACTTCTCCAAGATCGAGGCCGGCAAGCTGGAGCTGGAATCCGCCCCCTTCTGCATCGAAGACGTGGTGGGCAACGCCATGAGCCTGCTGCGCCAGCGCGCCCAGGAAAAGGACATCGAACTGCTGTGTGCCTTCGAGGACCCCACCTTGCTGGCCGAAGCGGGCACCGTGTATGGCGATGCCTTGCGCGTCGGGCAGGTGCTCACCAACCTCATCTCCAACGCGGTCAAGTTCACGCACTACGGGCACGTCAAGCTCACGGTCGGCTTGATCAGCCGCGTGGGTGAGCGCCTCATGCTGCGCTTTGAAGTGCGCGACACCGGCATCGGCATGAGCGAGTCCCAGGTGGATCGCCTCTTCATGGAGTTCACGCAGGCCGATGGTTCCACCACCCGCAAATACGGTGGCACCGGCCTGGGCCTGAGCATCAGCAAACGCCTGGCGCGCCTGATGGGTGGGGACATCGTCGTGGCCAGCAAGCTGGGTGCCGGCTCGTGCTTCACCTTCACCGTGCCCCTGCGCGTGGCCGAGGCCAGCGGCCTGCAGACCCTGCCGCGCAAGGTCGGCGGCATGCGCGTGCTCGTGGTGGATGACCAGGCTGAAACCTGCCAGACCCTCAGCGGCTTGCTGGGCGCTTTAGGCGTGGGCCAGTCTGATGGCGGCTTCATCAGCACCGTGTCCAACGGCGAGGAGGCGGTCCAGGCCGTGCAGCAGGCGGTCAGCGCGGCACAAAGCCATGACCTCGTGTTGCTCGACTGGGTCATGCCAGGCCTCAGCGGCGCAGACACACTCGCCCGCCTGCGCGAGATCCAGCCCGACATCATGGTGGTCGTGATGTCGGCTTATGGCTCTGACAGCCTGCGCGCCGAGGCCATCAAGGGCGGTGCCCACACCTTCCTGACCAAGCCCATCATGCCGGAGGCTCTGCGCGCCCTGCTGCATCGGCTCCAGGGCAGCGGCGCCGCAGCGCCCGCTCCGGTCAACCCGTCGGAAGAAGTGATCCAGCTCGATGGCCTGCGTCTGCTGCTGGTCGAAGACAACCTGCTCAACCAGCAACTGGCCACCGAACTGCTGTGCCGACGCGGGGCCCGCGTGGACGTGGCGGCCAACGGCATGGAAGCCCTGGAACGCTTGCGCCAAGGTGGGGGGCACGCTTATGACGTGGTGCTCATGGACCTGCAGATGCCCATCATGGATGGGTATGAAACCACACGTGAAATCCGTAACGATCCGTCCTTGAGCCACTTGCCCGTGATCGCCATGACCGCCCATGCCATGGCCGAAGAACGCGCGCGCTGCCTGGCGCTCGGCATGGTCGACCACATTGCCAAGCCACTCGATCCTGCGGCGCTGTACGCGGCGCTGGCGCCGTTTTGCGGCCTGGCGGCCAAGGTGGTGGCCGACCAATACGCGGCAAGCAAGGCGAGGCGCCCTGCGCGGGAGTTGCCCCAGATCGACGGCCTGGATGTGGAGGCCGCCCTGGCCCATTTCGAGGGCGACCTGCCTTTGTTCAAGCTCACCTTGAATGCCTTTGTCGACCATGTCCGGCACATCCTGGCCTGGTTGCCCGATGCCCTGGCCCGCTCCGACTGGCCGGCCTTGATGCGGGAGGGCCATACGCTCAAAGGCCTGGGCGGCACCATCGGGTCGGCGCCGCTGCGGGGGTATGCCCTTGCATTGGAACAAGCCGCCCGACACGAGGATGCGGCCGCAGTGCAACAAGCTACCGAAACCCTCGTTCAAGCGCTGGCGCCGCTGGTCAAAACTCTGCAAAACTACTTGACCGAAATCGAAGTTACGTCAAGCGAGCAGGCCTCAGCGCAAGCAGCCAGTGAGCGAGACCTCGTGCTGGCGCAGCGCCTCAAGCAGCTGGCCGGTGAGTGCGACAGCGAGGCCCTGGCCTTGTGGCAACAGCACCGCAACACGTTTGCGACCTGGCTGCCTGCCGTCACCACCGCCCGCCTCCAAGCGGCGCTGGCACGCTGCGATTTCGATTCCGCTTTCGGGCTGCTGGATGAATTGGACCTGGAGGCCAAACCACAATGA
- a CDS encoding GGDEF domain-containing protein, whose protein sequence is MNTTVKRWSQQLEARIVDRQDSTSSLLLVQVTLPILLLLFALQWGGIHDDGVRALYDPVWLLPSLWFQGVLIVWLMGMGVLAWQRRHVSDRMPWLVQMSAVPAVLGVVVLALAHGIKDSPMTMVMLEQLVFARALFSLQQLRWAFLLSLMAVVLAEVGTAQHWAAYAPLLAAPIYPGGALLPWWAWWVRVVFSAAALPLSGVMFFLAATLHRHRHELETLVRTDMLTGLANRREFMTRLEREAHRQARSGRPLSVVLFDVDHFKRVNDTWGHPVGDEVLAKVGEILRFHTREQVDTAARYGGEEFVLLLPETDLTGAQHVAEKISARLREHAFTVDGQTFTVTQSVGIAQVVEGDTGWALKVADRNLYQAKRAGRDRIVASMAFAEELGHA, encoded by the coding sequence ATGAACACCACCGTCAAGCGCTGGTCGCAGCAGCTGGAGGCCCGTATCGTGGACAGGCAGGACAGCACCAGCAGCCTGCTGCTGGTCCAGGTGACCCTGCCTATCTTGCTGCTGTTGTTCGCGCTGCAATGGGGTGGCATCCATGACGATGGGGTGCGCGCGCTGTATGACCCGGTCTGGCTCTTGCCTTCGTTGTGGTTCCAGGGTGTCCTGATTGTCTGGCTCATGGGCATGGGTGTGCTGGCATGGCAGCGCAGGCATGTGTCCGATCGCATGCCCTGGCTGGTTCAGATGAGCGCCGTGCCGGCTGTGCTGGGTGTGGTGGTGCTGGCGCTGGCCCACGGCATCAAGGACTCGCCCATGACCATGGTGATGCTGGAGCAGCTCGTGTTTGCGCGCGCGCTGTTTTCACTGCAGCAGTTGCGTTGGGCATTCTTGTTGAGCCTGATGGCCGTGGTGCTGGCCGAGGTCGGCACCGCGCAGCATTGGGCCGCGTATGCCCCGCTGCTGGCGGCGCCCATCTACCCTGGTGGGGCGCTGCTGCCCTGGTGGGCATGGTGGGTGCGCGTGGTCTTCAGTGCCGCGGCCTTGCCCCTGTCTGGCGTGATGTTCTTCCTGGCGGCCACCTTGCACCGCCATCGCCATGAGCTGGAAACCCTGGTGCGCACCGACATGCTCACCGGCCTGGCCAACCGCCGCGAGTTCATGACCCGCCTGGAGCGTGAGGCCCACCGCCAGGCCCGCAGTGGCCGCCCGCTGTCCGTCGTGCTGTTCGACGTGGACCATTTCAAGCGTGTCAATGACACGTGGGGGCACCCCGTTGGTGACGAAGTGCTCGCCAAGGTGGGGGAGATCCTGCGTTTCCACACCCGCGAGCAGGTGGATACTGCAGCCCGTTACGGCGGCGAAGAATTCGTCCTGCTGTTGCCAGAAACAGATTTGACAGGGGCCCAGCATGTGGCGGAGAAAATTTCAGCCCGCTTGCGCGAGCATGCATTCACCGTGGACGGCCAGACCTTCACGGTCACGCAAAGCGTGGGCATCGCCCAGGTGGTCGAAGGTGACACCGGCTGGGCACTCAAGGTGGCTGACCGCAACCTCTATCAGGCCAAGCGGGCCGGGCGCGACCGCATCGTCGCCTCGATGGCCTTTGCCGAAGAGCTGGGACACGCCTGA
- a CDS encoding GGDEF domain-containing protein has translation MRELLERLIISSTPAWRVLLAVFASTPFFLIELAAHGVALATPEMRSALNMGVMWLFQGELVIATAVNILAALWLWPRRHLPDPVPRATLFVCLSIGATYTGVTILAGMFTAGTNLVLLGVLAVGLLLFERQPMLICYAVCVSMMSGYDLGVMLDFWPYAPALTSKVMSGRDPVWWFGVWRQFVLIAGSVVLLGLLLILFERLDELHAKLRRLSYTDGLTGLANRRRAMEVLHNEAARQARTGQPMSLVLIDADHFKQVNDQFGHDMGDNVLRALGRLLMSCVRSPTDVACRLGGEEFALILPDTGREQAEAICARLREQLSRQTFGAGETAFKVTLSMGVIESSGQGVEALLKQADHQLYMAKSTGRDRVCVASLVMGGA, from the coding sequence ATGCGTGAGTTGTTGGAGCGCCTCATCATCAGTTCCACGCCTGCCTGGCGGGTGCTGCTGGCGGTGTTCGCCTCGACCCCGTTTTTCCTGATCGAGCTGGCCGCGCATGGCGTGGCGCTGGCGACCCCCGAGATGCGCTCGGCGCTGAACATGGGGGTCATGTGGCTGTTCCAGGGCGAGCTGGTCATCGCCACGGCGGTCAACATACTGGCCGCCCTGTGGTTGTGGCCCAGGCGCCATCTGCCTGATCCTGTCCCGCGCGCGACCTTGTTCGTGTGCCTGTCCATCGGCGCCACCTACACGGGGGTGACGATCCTGGCAGGTATGTTCACTGCGGGCACCAACCTCGTGCTGCTGGGCGTGCTGGCCGTCGGGCTGTTGCTGTTCGAGCGTCAGCCCATGCTGATCTGTTACGCGGTCTGCGTATCGATGATGTCGGGCTACGACCTCGGCGTGATGCTGGATTTCTGGCCTTACGCACCGGCGCTGACCAGCAAGGTGATGTCGGGGCGTGACCCGGTCTGGTGGTTCGGCGTCTGGCGCCAGTTCGTGCTGATTGCGGGCAGCGTCGTGCTGCTGGGGCTCTTGCTCATCCTGTTCGAGCGGCTGGACGAGCTGCATGCCAAGCTGCGCCGTTTGTCGTATACCGATGGCCTGACTGGCCTGGCCAACCGCCGTCGCGCCATGGAGGTGCTGCACAACGAAGCGGCACGACAGGCCCGCACAGGGCAGCCCATGTCGCTGGTGCTGATCGACGCTGACCATTTCAAGCAGGTCAACGATCAGTTTGGCCATGACATGGGTGACAACGTGCTGCGCGCCCTGGGGCGTCTGCTCATGTCCTGCGTGCGCAGCCCCACGGATGTGGCTTGCAGGCTGGGCGGCGAAGAATTCGCGCTCATCCTGCCCGATACCGGCCGGGAGCAGGCCGAGGCCATCTGTGCCCGTTTACGTGAACAACTGAGCCGGCAAACCTTTGGTGCAGGCGAGACCGCCTTCAAGGTCACGCTCAGCATGGGTGTGATCGAGAGCAGCGGGCAGGGCGTGGAAGCGTTGCTCAAGCAGGCCGATCATCAACTTTATATGGCCAAGTCAACGGGGCGTGACCGCGTGTGCGTGGCCAGCCTGGTGATGGGGGGGGCATGA
- a CDS encoding phage holin family protein: MKLIIRWLLLACALVLLTQLDPGIQVRSFGSALWAAFVIGLLNAFVRPLLIVLTLPVTVLSMGLFLFVINALTFQMASGLLDGFHVQGFWHALLGSVLYSVCSLVIDVALERVMGPRMMQPPQ; this comes from the coding sequence ATGAAACTGATCATTCGTTGGCTGTTGCTGGCCTGTGCCCTGGTTTTGCTGACCCAGCTTGACCCGGGCATCCAGGTCCGCAGCTTCGGTTCGGCCCTGTGGGCGGCCTTTGTCATCGGCCTGCTCAACGCCTTTGTGCGCCCCCTGCTGATCGTGCTGACCTTGCCCGTGACCGTGCTCAGCATGGGGCTGTTCCTGTTCGTGATCAATGCCCTGACTTTCCAGATGGCCTCGGGGCTGTTGGACGGCTTTCACGTGCAGGGCTTCTGGCATGCGCTGCTGGGATCGGTGCTCTACAGCGTGTGCAGCCTGGTCATTGATGTGGCGCTGGAGCGGGTGATGGGGCCGAGGATGATGCAGCCGCCGCAGTGA
- a CDS encoding CinA family protein — translation MNTQDTLTLVQSLAERLLARGAMMATAESCTGGLIAAACTELAGSSAWFERGFVTYSNQAKTELLGVSPALIERHGAVSEEVARAMAEGALQRAAVQVAVSVTGVAGPTGGSVDKPVGTVWIAWAARGEPSTARCCLFKGDRAAVRAQTCQAALAGLMDRLA, via the coding sequence ATGAACACGCAAGACACGCTGACCCTGGTGCAAAGTCTGGCCGAGCGCCTGCTGGCACGTGGCGCCATGATGGCCACGGCCGAATCGTGCACGGGCGGCTTGATTGCCGCGGCCTGCACCGAGCTGGCCGGCTCCAGCGCCTGGTTCGAGCGGGGCTTTGTGACTTACAGCAACCAGGCCAAGACGGAGCTCTTGGGGGTCTCGCCTGCGTTGATCGAGCGCCATGGTGCGGTCAGCGAAGAGGTGGCCCGCGCCATGGCTGAAGGCGCTTTGCAGCGCGCTGCTGTGCAGGTGGCGGTCTCGGTGACCGGCGTCGCGGGCCCCACTGGTGGCTCGGTTGACAAACCCGTGGGCACGGTCTGGATCGCCTGGGCTGCGCGCGGTGAACCAAGCACCGCGCGTTGCTGCTTGTTCAAGGGGGATCGTGCCGCTGTGCGCGCGCAGACCTGTCAGGCCGCATTAGCCGGCTTGATGGACAGGCTGGCTTGA
- a CDS encoding phosphatidylglycerophosphatase A, which translates to MSEAVNKVESGAPRRATVGLLLSHPAHFIALGGGSGLSPKAPGTVGTLWGWVSFLAIQHAVGTGRHADVIWAAILALGWLVGCWACTHTARSLRVADPGSVVWDEVWAFWLMLWLISPVDWRGQLLAFVTFRFFDAAKPGPVGWADQLFKLKPGQSIGWAQGLGIMFDDLVAALCALLVLALAVAVRQGGVSAGLLS; encoded by the coding sequence ATGAGCGAGGCCGTGAACAAGGTCGAGAGCGGCGCACCCCGGCGCGCCACCGTGGGTTTGCTGTTGAGCCATCCCGCCCATTTCATCGCCTTGGGCGGGGGCAGCGGCCTGAGCCCGAAGGCGCCCGGGACGGTCGGCACCCTGTGGGGCTGGGTGAGCTTCCTGGCCATCCAGCATGCGGTGGGCACCGGCCGGCATGCCGATGTCATCTGGGCCGCGATCCTGGCCCTGGGCTGGCTGGTGGGTTGCTGGGCCTGCACCCACACGGCACGCAGCCTGCGCGTGGCCGACCCTGGTTCGGTGGTGTGGGACGAGGTCTGGGCCTTCTGGTTGATGCTGTGGCTGATCAGCCCGGTGGACTGGCGCGGCCAGTTGCTGGCCTTTGTCACCTTCCGCTTTTTTGATGCGGCCAAACCCGGGCCGGTGGGCTGGGCCGATCAGCTGTTCAAGCTCAAGCCGGGTCAATCCATCGGTTGGGCGCAGGGCCTGGGCATCATGTTCGACGACCTGGTGGCGGCCTTGTGTGCCTTGCTGGTGCTGGCGCTGGCCGTGGCCGTGCGCCAAGGTGGCGTCAGCGCCGGGCTGTTGAGCTGA